The candidate division KSB1 bacterium region CAAAATTTCTACAAATTTCAAATTGCGCTTGTAATGATTCTTTAATTTTTTTTCTAAATGCATTTATCCGTGCCAATCAGTGAAAATCCGTGGCTTAATTATTTGGTTGCGGCTTTGCCGCGCTGTGCTACTCGGTGTTCTCTGTGTCCGTTTGTGCTGTTTTGGAAATCTATAAAAGTGAATCTAAAACGGAAGAATCCAATAATTTAAAATTAGTTTCATAAGGATGTTTACTTTTCATTTGCAAAAGAAACCTCTGGTATTTGTCTTGTTTTTTCCTTGCTTGTATTTTAAGACGAATCTCTTCCTTGACGAGTTCAAAGTTTTTGACCTCACCCTTTTTTTTCTTGTCAACTAATTGAACCACATGGTAACCGAAAGCAGATTTTATCGGAAGTGACGTCGCGCCTTTTCTCAGCTTGAAAACCACCTTTGAAATTTCGGGCGCTATTTTATCTTTTGAAAAATACCCCAAATCCCAATCGTCGGTGTTGTTCGATGAGTCCAAACTAACGTCGCTGAAGACGGCCGCAAAAGATTTCCCGGCTTTAAGACGCCTGCTTACATCGTTTGCCTCTTTGCGGGTTCCAAGCAAAACATGATACGCGTGAACCACGTCCTCTGTGAGCCGGAACTCTTCCTGATTTGCAGCGAAATAAGCTTGTATTTCTCCATCGGTCACTGTGACATCATCATTTAAAACTTGCTCGACCAGCTTCGTGATGAGGAGTTCGCGTTTCAACTTTTCGATTTCCCTCTGAAACTCAAGGCGCTCGTCGAATTTCTGTTCCAGCGCTTCGTGATATAGGACCTGGCTGTTAATCCAGCGGAGGACATACTCGCGAATCTCAACTTCGGACAAATTCGATCGGATTTGTGGCGGTATTTCTGCTATTAACGCTTGAATGGTAAGACTCTCGTCTTCAACTTTGGCCACAACATATCGCTCGTCAACCGGCTTCTCGCAACTGCTCAAAAAAACAGTCGATAGAATAAAAACAATTAGGTAAAAAAATTTTCTTCTAATCAAGAGTCAAAACCTCCCATTAAATTGCATAGCGTTATTTTTGAACTCTTTAGTTAGGTGATTTTATTAAACTTCCGACGAAGTCTTTAATAATTAACATCTTATGTCCGTTTTTATAATCCAGGTTCAGCCGAATTCCAAAGCCGTCATTTTGATAAAATTCAAATGGTTGCGTCGCATTTTCCAACATTGAACCCAACCACTTTTTAAAAGGTTCCCCGTCAAAATTAAGCATCTCCGGGGCAAATTCGGCTTTCATTTCAGAATCACGAATCGATATCGATTTCAGACCGAGCCGTTTCCCGAGAATTCTGATGGAAAGGAAATTTAGCAAGTTCTCAACCGGCTCAGGCAACTTACCAAACCGGTCTTGCAATTCCAAACGGATGTCATCGAACTCTTCTGCCGTGTCCGCTTCTGTCAAGCGCTGGTAAATCTCGACACGTTCGGTACCGGACTCAACATAGTCGTCCGGTAAAAAGGCGTCACAATCCATGTCCACCTGTGTTTCGATTTCCCCTTGCTCTGCTGCTTCCTCGGGTAAGTTTTCATTTTTAAGTTCTTTGACCGCTTCATCCAAAACCTTATTATACAGGTCAAATCCAAGAGAATCGATGAAGCCGCTTTGCTCGGCGCCCAAAAGGGTTCCGGCGCCGCGAATTTCTAAATCACGCATGGCGAGCTGGCTGCCGGAACCGAGCTCGGTAAATTCTTCGAGGGCACGCAACCGTTTAAGCGCTTCAGGAGTGAGGCTGTCAATTGCAGGGATCAGCAAATAAGCGTATGCTCTCTGGTGTGAACGCCCGACCCGGCCGCGCAGCTGGTAAAGCTGCGCCAGTCCCAACTTGTCGGCTCGATTCACAATAATCGTGTTCACGTTTGGCATGTCCAACCCGGACTCTATAATCATGGTCGAAACTAAAATGTCGTATTTGTACTGCACAAAGTCGACCATGATCTTCTCAAGTTCGCCCTCGCGCATCTGGCCGTGGGCAACCGCCACATGGGCTTCCGGAACCAGGTCGCTCAGCATTTTGGCAACCCGATCGATGGAGAGCACCCGGTTGTGAACAAAAAACACCTGGCCGCCGCGATCCAATTCTCTCAGGATCACCTCGCGGATGTACTGTTTGTTAAAAGACAGAATCTCCGTTACAATTGGCAAACGGTTGCGCGGGGCGGTATTTATATTTGTCATATCCCGGGCGCCCATCAGCGCGAACTGCAGGGTCCGGGGAATGGGGGTGGCGGTCAAAGTCAGCACGTCCACGGTTGCACGAAATTTTTTCAGGCGCTCCTTGTGTTGGACGCCGAATCGTTGCTCTTCGTCAATGATTAAAAGGCCGAGGTCTTTGAACTCAACATCTTTTGAAACCAACCGGTGTGTGCCAATGACAATATCGATTTTGCCACTCTTCAACTTTTCCAGAATTTGCTTTTGTTCGGCCTTGGTTCGGAATCGGGAAAGCATCTCCACATTCACCGGGAAATTCTCCAAACGCTCGCGAAATGTGTTATAGTGCTGATATGCCAAAATTGTCGTCGGTACAAGCATAGCGACTTGCTTATTGCTTAAAACGGTTTTAAAAGCGGCGCGAATTGCGATCTCCGTTTTGCCGAAGCCGACGTCGCCGCAAACCAGTCGATCCATTGGCTTCGAGCTTTCCATATCTTTTTTTACATCAAAGGTCGCGGTGATTTGGTCAGGAGTATCTTCATAAGGAAAGGAAGCCTCTAATTCGCGCTGCCAAATTGTGTCTTCTGGAAAAGCGAAGCCTTCCTGCGCTTTTCGCTTTGCATAAATTTCAATCAGCTCCTTAGCGATATCTTTGATCTTCTTTTTGGTGCGCTCCTTTAGACGGTGCCACTCAAGTGAGCCCAATTTATTTAACTTGGGTTGGGCGCCTTCTTTTGGGGCATATTTGTTCACCCTGTCCATTCGTTCAACCCGCACATAAACCTTGTCTTTTTCTTTGTACTCCAGGTGCAAACATTCGCGCTCATGACCGGCGACAGTGATTTTCTTCAGTCCACGAAAAATGCCGATGCCGTAATCGACATGCACGACATAATCTCCAATGTTCAACTGCTTGAGTTTTCTTGGGGTCAGACCTTGAAAAGTTTTCTTGGGAAGTCTGAGTCTTCGTGTGCGGCCATAAAACTCGTGCTCGGAATAAACGACTAAATTTGCTTCGGGGAATGTGAATCCTTTATGCAGTCCGAGCGGAGCCACAGAAAGATTCGGAAATTTAATCTCCTCGTCGGTGAAGATTTCACCCAGGCGCTCGGCGTGGCCCTCGTTTTCACACAAAAAGAAAATCGCCGGCGGCGTTTGATCTTCCCCTAATTTATCCTTGTTTAATTTCTCCAGGGATTTTTTTAAAAGTTTTAAATTTCCTTTAAAAGACTCCTGGGTCCTTGAACCTAAATTGACCAGGTTTTCATATTTCTCGCCCAAAGAGACAAAGTGCAACTGGGTGAACCTTTCCAAACGCTCCAGAATTTCATTGAAGAAACCATCTTCGCTGTTTTTTGGAGAATCGTCTTCATCCTCTAAGTCTCCATGATCATTTTTCCACGCCAGAGGATCCAGTTTTTTACGAATAAGCTCCGGCTCATCTAAGATCACGATCGCGTCATCGCTCAAATAGTCCAACAAATTTCCATCCGTTCCGGTCGAGTCCTCAGATGCAAGCTCCTGTGGATAGACTACCAATTGCTTAACCTCTTTGAGAGAGCGTTGCGTGGTTGGATCAAATCTTCGGATGGACTCCACTTCATCGCCCAGAAATTCAACCCGGTAAGGAAATTCAGATGAGAAAGGAAAGAGGTCTACAATCCCACCGCGGACACTCATTTCGCCACGCTGCTCCACCCGAGGCTCGCGAACAAAACCACGGTCTATTAAAGACGAGATATTTGCATCAAAATCCAGATTCATACCTATGGAGATAGAAATTTTTTCATTTTGAAATTTGTTGGGAGCGGGCAATTTATGCAAAAGCGCGGAACTATGAGCGACCAAGATTTGGGGCTTCCCCTCGGAAAGCAACTGCAGAGCGGAAAGTCTTTCTCCTTTCACAGTATCATTTGCAAGATCGAGTCCAAAGCCGTACATATCGGACGCCGGAAAAAAGGCGACCTGGCCGGCGCCCGCAAAGAGCTGAACATCATCCTTGATTCCCTCGGCCTCAATCGAATCGGAAGTTAAATAAACTACCTGGCTGGAAACCTTCTCAAATAAATGCACCAGTAGTGCGGATTTTAAAGAACCCGCAGCCCCTTTAACATTCACAAGTCGCTTATTGAGAACAAGCTCACTCAACTGAATAACAGACGGGGACTCAGAGACATTCTTGAGCAATATTTCCGAAACTTTCATTCTCTATTTATAATTTAATATAAAATGCCCGGTTAAGTTTAATCATCTTTAAAATCGGTTAAGCGGATAGTCGCGGCAGTCTGATTTTCCCACCGAATCACGCCGAAGGCGCCAAGGGTCGCTAGAAAGTATAATATTTTAGTATTCTTCAAAATGACTACAAAATGCACCTCCGTCCTAAAGTCATAACTACTAATTCGGTATATTTCGATGCGTTCGGCGCATTTCGGTGCAAATAATTTTTTCAACTAGTCATTCGTATAATTACAAGACACAAATTTTTCAAGTGAGATACCCCCGTTCCGGGAAACGGTTTGACTTCAAACGATACTCCCGGGTATTCTGCTTTAAACCGGTTGAGCTCATTATTTAAACGCGAGCCTTTAAGGGCGACCAGATTGCCACCTGATTTAAGGAAAGGTCTCGACAATCGATAAAGGGCGCTCAGATCGGTAACCGCTCTGCAGACCACTCGATCAAATCGATTCCGGTACTCTTCGTTTTCCGCAGCCGCTTCTGCCCTTTCACACAAAACCTCCGTGTTTTGCAATTCTAACACTTCGATTAAATGTTTTAAAAAAAGCCCTTTCCAGCGCTTGGAATCCAACAG contains the following coding sequences:
- the rsmG gene encoding 16S rRNA (guanine(527)-N(7))-methyltransferase RsmG, which gives rise to MVAKLNLSKLSELFKENDLPLSQIQLNQFEIYYNELLKWNPKANLISKNDESRIVERHFLESALFSLLNEFQGGLSVLDLGTGGGFPGIPLQIVTPDLQLTLLDSKRWKGLFLKHLIEVLELQNTEVLCERAEAAAENEEYRNRFDRVVCRAVTDLSALYRLSRPFLKSGGNLVALKGSRLNNELNRFKAEYPGVSFEVKPFPGTGVSHLKNLCLVIIRMTS
- a CDS encoding peptidyl-prolyl cis-trans isomerase, whose amino-acid sequence is MIRRKFFYLIVFILSTVFLSSCEKPVDERYVVAKVEDESLTIQALIAEIPPQIRSNLSEVEIREYVLRWINSQVLYHEALEQKFDERLEFQREIEKLKRELLITKLVEQVLNDDVTVTDGEIQAYFAANQEEFRLTEDVVHAYHVLLGTRKEANDVSRRLKAGKSFAAVFSDVSLDSSNNTDDWDLGYFSKDKIAPEISKVVFKLRKGATSLPIKSAFGYHVVQLVDKKKKGEVKNFELVKEEIRLKIQARKKQDKYQRFLLQMKSKHPYETNFKLLDSSVLDSLL
- the mfd gene encoding transcription-repair coupling factor; the protein is MKVSEILLKNVSESPSVIQLSELVLNKRLVNVKGAAGSLKSALLVHLFEKVSSQVVYLTSDSIEAEGIKDDVQLFAGAGQVAFFPASDMYGFGLDLANDTVKGERLSALQLLSEGKPQILVAHSSALLHKLPAPNKFQNEKISISIGMNLDFDANISSLIDRGFVREPRVEQRGEMSVRGGIVDLFPFSSEFPYRVEFLGDEVESIRRFDPTTQRSLKEVKQLVVYPQELASEDSTGTDGNLLDYLSDDAIVILDEPELIRKKLDPLAWKNDHGDLEDEDDSPKNSEDGFFNEILERLERFTQLHFVSLGEKYENLVNLGSRTQESFKGNLKLLKKSLEKLNKDKLGEDQTPPAIFFLCENEGHAERLGEIFTDEEIKFPNLSVAPLGLHKGFTFPEANLVVYSEHEFYGRTRRLRLPKKTFQGLTPRKLKQLNIGDYVVHVDYGIGIFRGLKKITVAGHERECLHLEYKEKDKVYVRVERMDRVNKYAPKEGAQPKLNKLGSLEWHRLKERTKKKIKDIAKELIEIYAKRKAQEGFAFPEDTIWQRELEASFPYEDTPDQITATFDVKKDMESSKPMDRLVCGDVGFGKTEIAIRAAFKTVLSNKQVAMLVPTTILAYQHYNTFRERLENFPVNVEMLSRFRTKAEQKQILEKLKSGKIDIVIGTHRLVSKDVEFKDLGLLIIDEEQRFGVQHKERLKKFRATVDVLTLTATPIPRTLQFALMGARDMTNINTAPRNRLPIVTEILSFNKQYIREVILRELDRGGQVFFVHNRVLSIDRVAKMLSDLVPEAHVAVAHGQMREGELEKIMVDFVQYKYDILVSTMIIESGLDMPNVNTIIVNRADKLGLAQLYQLRGRVGRSHQRAYAYLLIPAIDSLTPEALKRLRALEEFTELGSGSQLAMRDLEIRGAGTLLGAEQSGFIDSLGFDLYNKVLDEAVKELKNENLPEEAAEQGEIETQVDMDCDAFLPDDYVESGTERVEIYQRLTEADTAEEFDDIRLELQDRFGKLPEPVENLLNFLSIRILGKRLGLKSISIRDSEMKAEFAPEMLNFDGEPFKKWLGSMLENATQPFEFYQNDGFGIRLNLDYKNGHKMLIIKDFVGSLIKSPN